In the genome of Desulfovermiculus halophilus DSM 18834, one region contains:
- the rpmG gene encoding 50S ribosomal protein L33, producing MRVKIQLRCSECQRKNYSTFKNKKNTPSKVELKKYCPFCGRHLPHKEGK from the coding sequence ATGCGTGTTAAGATTCAGCTTCGGTGCTCAGAGTGCCAGCGGAAAAACTATTCGACGTTTAAGAATAAAAAGAATACTCCGTCGAAGGTTGAATTGAAAAAGTATTGCCCTTTTTGTGGACGGCATCTGCCGCACAAAGAGGGAAAATAA
- the secE gene encoding preprotein translocase subunit SecE, with the protein MAKNKAKKRQPDVEAKSGLKDKVDRFREFFEQSKMEMKKVTYPSQKQTLATCGSVLFLVCLIAAFLGIVDIALSKIIEVILP; encoded by the coding sequence ATGGCCAAAAATAAAGCCAAAAAAAGACAGCCGGACGTTGAGGCCAAGTCAGGACTCAAGGACAAGGTGGACAGATTTCGCGAGTTCTTCGAACAGTCGAAGATGGAGATGAAAAAGGTCACCTATCCGAGCCAAAAACAGACGCTTGCTACGTGCGGATCCGTTTTGTTTCTGGTGTGCTTGATTGCAGCGTTTCTGGGCATTGTGGATATTGCCTTGTCCAAAATAATTGAAGTGATTCTGCCGTAG
- the nusG gene encoding transcription termination/antitermination protein NusG yields the protein MNTNGEKTRWYIVQTLSGYEQRVEKTLQELIRKNKVHGLIEEAIVPTEKVVEMVKGQKKTTTRKFYPGYVLVKMKLTDQSWHLIQSVPRVSGFIGDKEKPIPLSDAEASRLLETIESRKDQARPKFSFNPGDKVQVIDGPFANFDAYVEEVNFDKGKLKVSVSIFGRNTPVELDFVQVTKSQ from the coding sequence ATGAACACGAACGGGGAAAAGACACGCTGGTACATCGTTCAGACCTTGTCCGGGTATGAGCAAAGGGTGGAAAAGACACTTCAGGAGCTTATCCGCAAGAATAAAGTGCACGGGCTTATCGAAGAAGCGATCGTTCCTACGGAAAAAGTTGTTGAAATGGTCAAAGGCCAGAAGAAAACAACGACCCGCAAGTTCTATCCCGGCTATGTCCTGGTCAAGATGAAACTGACGGACCAGTCCTGGCATTTGATCCAAAGTGTTCCGCGGGTGTCAGGCTTTATTGGAGATAAGGAAAAGCCCATTCCGTTGAGCGATGCAGAAGCCAGTCGCCTTCTGGAGACCATAGAGTCTCGAAAGGATCAGGCCAGGCCGAAGTTCAGCTTTAACCCCGGGGATAAGGTTCAGGTCATCGATGGACCGTTCGCAAATTTTGATGCCTACGTGGAAGAAGTGAATTTCGACAAGGGAAAGCTGAAGGTTTCTGTGTCTATATTTGGCCGAAATACGCCGGTTGAACTCGATTTTGTTCAAGTTACCAAGAGCCAGTAG
- the rplK gene encoding 50S ribosomal protein L11 — protein MAKKILAKIKLQIPAGSANPSPPVGPALGQHGVNIMEFCKAFNAKTQDQKGMIIPVVITVFGDRSFSFITKTPPAAVLLKKAAKVDKGSSEPHADKVGTVSMESVQEIAQLKMPDLNATDLDSAVQTILGTARSMGLDVAK, from the coding sequence ATGGCCAAGAAAATACTGGCAAAGATAAAACTCCAGATACCAGCCGGATCAGCCAACCCATCGCCGCCTGTCGGGCCGGCCCTGGGGCAGCACGGCGTAAATATTATGGAGTTCTGCAAGGCATTTAACGCGAAGACTCAGGACCAGAAAGGGATGATAATCCCTGTTGTGATCACGGTCTTCGGGGACCGTTCCTTCAGCTTTATCACCAAGACGCCTCCGGCAGCTGTGCTTTTGAAAAAGGCTGCAAAAGTGGACAAAGGCTCCAGCGAACCACATGCGGATAAGGTTGGTACCGTGAGCATGGAGAGTGTCCAGGAAATAGCCCAACTCAAGATGCCGGATTTGAATGCAACAGATTTGGATTCAGCTGTGCAAACCATTCTCGGCACTGCCCGGAGCATGGGATTAGACGTAGCAAAATAG
- the rplA gene encoding 50S ribosomal protein L1: MPKHGKKYNTSQKLIDRQSRYPMEEGIDLALQSAYAKFDESVDVAVCLGVNPKHSDQMVRGGVSLPHGLGKQIRVIAFCKGEKEEEAREAGADAVGGEDLVKKIQEGWLEFDKAVATPDMMSVVGKIGRILGPRGMMPNAKTGTVTFDLGKAISELKAGKVEFKVDKAGVVHAPLGKVSFGPEKIQDNLRILLDSLHKAKPSSAKGTYFRALALSTTMGPGVKIDPNSIRKFLE, from the coding sequence ATGCCAAAACATGGGAAAAAATATAACACGTCCCAAAAGCTCATCGACAGGCAGAGCCGGTATCCCATGGAAGAAGGGATAGATCTGGCTTTGCAATCGGCGTATGCCAAATTTGACGAGAGCGTCGACGTTGCCGTTTGTCTTGGCGTGAATCCCAAGCATTCGGACCAAATGGTCCGAGGTGGCGTAAGCCTGCCTCATGGCCTGGGGAAGCAAATCCGGGTCATCGCCTTCTGCAAGGGTGAGAAAGAAGAGGAGGCCCGGGAAGCCGGTGCAGATGCCGTTGGTGGTGAGGATCTGGTTAAGAAGATCCAGGAAGGCTGGCTGGAATTCGACAAGGCCGTCGCCACTCCGGATATGATGTCTGTGGTGGGCAAGATCGGGCGAATCCTGGGCCCACGGGGGATGATGCCCAATGCAAAGACCGGGACGGTGACATTCGATCTCGGGAAGGCGATCTCGGAATTAAAGGCTGGAAAAGTTGAGTTTAAGGTGGACAAAGCAGGGGTGGTCCATGCCCCATTAGGGAAAGTTTCCTTTGGTCCGGAAAAGATACAGGACAATTTACGTATTCTCCTGGACTCTTTGCATAAGGCCAAGCCGAGCTCGGCAAAGGGGACCTACTTTCGAGCCCTGGCCCTGTCCACGACAATGGGGCCTGGAGTGAAGATTGATCCCAACTCCATACGCAAGTTTCTTGAGTGA
- the rplJ gene encoding 50S ribosomal protein L10, with amino-acid sequence MNRTEKKQVIDQLNERVNQASIALVTDFRGLKVEEMETLRTRLRQEGVHYQVVKNTLARLALEETPHAVIKDEFKDCCALALGYDDPVVAAKVLSKFAKENKKFSLRFASYAGKTLTAEDIEELSKLPGREELLAKMLGTMNAVPGNFVGLFGNLLRNMLYALNGIKEQKEQDQA; translated from the coding sequence GTGAACAGGACGGAAAAGAAACAGGTCATAGATCAGCTGAATGAGCGGGTCAATCAGGCCAGCATCGCCTTGGTCACCGACTTTCGGGGGCTGAAAGTCGAGGAGATGGAGACCCTGCGGACACGGTTGCGCCAAGAGGGGGTTCACTACCAGGTAGTGAAGAACACCCTGGCCCGGCTGGCCCTGGAAGAGACACCCCATGCAGTGATCAAGGACGAGTTCAAGGATTGCTGTGCCCTGGCCCTGGGCTACGATGATCCTGTGGTAGCGGCTAAAGTGCTTTCCAAGTTCGCAAAGGAAAATAAGAAGTTTTCCTTGCGCTTTGCCAGCTATGCCGGAAAGACCTTGACCGCCGAGGACATAGAAGAGCTGTCCAAGCTGCCCGGGCGGGAAGAGCTGTTGGCCAAGATGCTGGGCACAATGAATGCGGTGCCCGGAAACTTCGTTGGTCTGTTCGGCAACCTGCTGCGCAATATGCTCTATGCCCTGAACGGAATTAAGGAACAAAAGGAACAAGATCAGGCCTAA
- the rplL gene encoding 50S ribosomal protein L7/L12 gives MSEVTKEQVVDFISNMTVLELSEFIKELEEKFGVSAAAPVAAVAGAPGAAAEGGAAEEEEEKTEFEVVLTEVGSNKIGVIKALRAITGLGLKEAKAKVDELPSTVKEAAAKDDANDIKKQLEEAGAKVELK, from the coding sequence ATGTCTGAAGTAACCAAGGAACAAGTTGTCGATTTTATTTCCAATATGACCGTGCTTGAGCTTTCTGAGTTTATCAAGGAACTGGAAGAGAAGTTCGGTGTGTCCGCTGCAGCACCGGTAGCCGCAGTTGCCGGTGCCCCTGGTGCGGCAGCCGAGGGCGGCGCTGCTGAGGAAGAAGAGGAAAAGACGGAATTTGAAGTCGTCCTGACCGAGGTTGGCAGCAATAAGATAGGGGTGATCAAGGCCCTGCGGGCTATTACCGGGCTGGGCTTGAAGGAAGCCAAGGCCAAGGTGGATGAGCTGCCGTCCACAGTCAAAGAGGCGGCTGCAAAGGACGATGCAAACGATATCAAGAAGCAGCTGGAAGAAGCTGGGGCTAAAGTCGAACTCAAATAG
- the rpoB gene encoding DNA-directed RNA polymerase subunit beta yields the protein MTQLVKRFGRIGRVLDIPHLMRLQVESFDDFLQSDVPPASREDTGLEGAFRSVFPIEDFYQTATLEYVSYEVGEPKYDKEECLAKGLSYEVPIRLKVRLIVYDVDEETDTRSIRDIKEQDIYFGNIPLMTEKATFIINGTERVIVNQLQRSPGILFDHDSGKTHVSRKVLYSCRVIPMRGSWLDFDFDHKDILYVRIDRRRKMPVTILLKAMGLTKEEILHYFYHTETYDLEGDKVYRRLDPNLLRRESAFTDIYNAEGKHLVAAGKEITRGTWKRILKSNISRLEVDPHTLLSEYLAQDVVDPDTGELLAETGDPVTPELVDLLAKYEHQSIDVLHTQGLEVSTCIRDTLELDKTTDTQSAQIEIYRRLRPSSPPTPEVAESFFENIFRNPDYYDLSPVGRYKLNHRLGLEKPLDERVLSNEDILLAIKQLVYLKESHGPADDIDHLGNRRVRPVGELVENQYRIGLVRMERAIKERMTQQEVATLMPHDLINPKPVTAVVKEFFGTSQLSQFMDQTNPLSEVTHKRRLSALGPGGLTRERAGFEVRDVHPSHYGRICPIETPEGPNIGLIVSLTTYAQVNKFGFIETPYRVAKEGRVLDEIVYKDASGEGSEIIAQANAQLDEHNGFASDQVAAREGGEFALVPKERISLMDIAPSQIVSVSAALIPFLEHDDANRALMGSNMQRQAVPLLQSDPPLVGTGMEAKVAQDSGNCILAEADGVVNYVDAKHIVVAYSGGVAPKSGNVQVYELQKYHKSNQNSCFGQTPRVSMGQRVSTGDILADGPCTKDGELALGKNLIVAFMPWCGYNFEDAILISERCVKEDVFTSVHIEEFEVLARDTKLGPEEITRDIPNVSEEMLRNLDESGIVRIGAKIKQDDILVGKITPKGETQLTPEERLLRAIFGDKARDVKNTSLKVPPGIDGTVLDVRVFNRRSAEKDDRTKEIEDHDLHTLDRKEQMHVNGLTESIRERIWDVVEGKSLAKSIMGSDKGDVLAEANKPLRYEQFVTLPVKKMRQAFVNKDVNEAVEELLGSYESELQFIKDTYERKREKLTEGDDMPPGVIKMVKVYVAIKRKLNVGDKMAGRHGNKGVVSCILPEEDMPFFENGTPVDIVLNPLGVPSRMNIGQIMETHLGWAAKELGRQLADMASAQVPTEKLRDEVKEVFQTKEIASMVDEMSDQELTEAVRGLRKGIYTRTPVFDGAHEEEIWAMLDKAGLPTSGKATLFDGRTGEKFHNPVTVGYMYMLKLHHLVDEKIHARSTGPYSLVTQQPLGGKAQFGGQRLGEMEVWALEAYGAAYLLQEFLTVKSDDVHGRVKMYENIVKGENYLTTAMPESFNVLVKELMALGLDVTLISEDKKKKK from the coding sequence ATGACTCAATTGGTAAAAAGATTTGGCCGAATAGGCCGGGTTTTGGACATACCGCACCTTATGCGTCTGCAGGTGGAGTCCTTTGATGATTTTCTGCAATCCGACGTGCCTCCGGCCAGCCGAGAAGATACAGGGCTGGAAGGGGCGTTTCGCTCTGTCTTTCCCATCGAAGACTTTTATCAGACTGCGACCCTTGAATATGTCAGCTACGAGGTGGGAGAGCCGAAATACGATAAGGAAGAATGTCTGGCCAAAGGGCTGAGTTACGAGGTTCCCATCCGGCTCAAAGTGCGGCTCATTGTCTATGATGTCGATGAAGAGACAGACACTCGAAGCATTCGGGATATCAAGGAACAGGACATATACTTTGGAAACATTCCCTTGATGACTGAAAAAGCGACCTTCATCATCAACGGGACTGAACGGGTTATCGTCAATCAGTTGCAGCGCTCTCCAGGAATTCTATTTGACCATGATTCCGGCAAGACCCATGTGAGCCGCAAGGTTCTCTACAGCTGCCGGGTTATCCCCATGCGCGGCTCGTGGCTTGATTTTGACTTTGACCATAAGGACATTCTCTATGTCCGCATTGACCGGCGGCGAAAGATGCCGGTGACCATCCTGCTTAAGGCAATGGGGCTGACCAAAGAGGAGATCCTTCATTACTTCTATCATACTGAAACCTACGATCTGGAAGGGGACAAGGTTTATCGCAGGCTGGATCCCAATCTCCTGCGCAGGGAAAGTGCATTCACAGATATTTATAACGCAGAGGGCAAGCATTTAGTTGCTGCGGGCAAGGAAATTACCCGGGGCACCTGGAAACGAATTCTAAAGAGCAACATTTCCAGGCTGGAAGTAGATCCGCATACCCTGCTGTCGGAATACCTGGCCCAGGACGTGGTTGATCCGGATACCGGCGAACTGCTTGCTGAGACCGGGGACCCGGTAACTCCTGAGCTGGTCGATCTTCTGGCTAAATATGAGCATCAGAGCATAGATGTCTTGCATACCCAGGGGCTGGAGGTGTCCACCTGCATCCGGGACACGCTTGAGCTGGACAAGACCACAGACACCCAGTCGGCTCAGATCGAGATTTACCGCCGCCTGCGTCCGAGCTCTCCTCCAACCCCGGAGGTCGCGGAATCCTTTTTTGAAAACATCTTTCGGAATCCGGATTACTATGACCTTTCCCCGGTAGGCCGGTACAAGCTCAACCATCGCCTGGGCTTGGAGAAGCCCCTGGATGAGCGAGTGCTGAGCAACGAAGATATCCTGCTGGCCATTAAGCAGCTGGTCTATCTCAAAGAATCCCACGGACCTGCGGATGATATCGACCATTTGGGGAACCGCAGGGTACGACCGGTGGGAGAGCTGGTGGAGAACCAGTACAGAATCGGGCTGGTGCGCATGGAGCGGGCGATCAAAGAGCGGATGACCCAGCAGGAAGTGGCCACCCTGATGCCCCATGACCTGATCAATCCCAAGCCGGTCACTGCCGTGGTCAAGGAGTTTTTTGGCACCTCGCAGCTGTCCCAGTTCATGGATCAGACCAATCCCCTGTCCGAGGTGACCCATAAGCGCAGGCTCTCCGCCCTCGGACCAGGCGGGCTGACCAGGGAGCGGGCCGGTTTTGAGGTCCGGGACGTCCATCCCAGCCACTACGGTCGGATCTGTCCGATTGAGACCCCGGAAGGACCAAATATCGGGCTGATTGTCTCCTTGACCACCTATGCCCAGGTGAACAAATTCGGGTTTATCGAAACTCCGTACCGGGTAGCCAAGGAGGGCCGGGTGCTGGACGAGATCGTCTACAAGGACGCCTCCGGGGAAGGCTCGGAGATCATAGCCCAGGCCAACGCCCAGCTGGATGAGCACAACGGGTTTGCCAGTGATCAGGTCGCAGCCCGGGAAGGAGGGGAGTTCGCCCTGGTGCCCAAGGAACGCATATCCCTCATGGATATTGCGCCCAGTCAGATCGTTTCTGTTTCAGCGGCCCTGATCCCCTTCCTGGAACATGACGACGCCAACCGGGCCCTGATGGGGTCCAACATGCAGCGCCAGGCCGTACCGCTGCTCCAGAGCGATCCCCCCTTGGTGGGGACTGGTATGGAGGCAAAGGTGGCCCAGGACTCCGGAAACTGCATTCTGGCCGAGGCAGACGGGGTCGTGAATTACGTGGACGCCAAGCATATTGTTGTGGCCTACAGTGGCGGCGTTGCTCCTAAGTCCGGGAACGTCCAGGTCTATGAACTCCAGAAGTATCATAAATCGAACCAAAACAGTTGCTTCGGACAGACCCCCCGGGTGAGCATGGGGCAAAGGGTTTCCACCGGGGACATCCTGGCAGATGGCCCGTGCACTAAAGACGGGGAGCTGGCCCTGGGCAAGAATCTGATTGTGGCCTTTATGCCCTGGTGCGGCTATAACTTTGAGGATGCGATTCTGATATCCGAGCGCTGCGTGAAGGAGGACGTGTTCACCTCGGTGCACATTGAGGAGTTTGAGGTCCTGGCCCGGGACACAAAGCTCGGACCGGAGGAAATCACCCGGGACATCCCCAATGTAAGCGAGGAGATGCTCCGCAATCTGGATGAAAGCGGTATTGTCCGGATTGGAGCCAAGATCAAGCAGGACGATATCCTGGTGGGCAAGATCACCCCCAAGGGCGAGACCCAGCTGACCCCGGAAGAGCGCCTTTTGCGGGCCATATTCGGGGACAAGGCCCGGGACGTCAAAAACACCTCTTTGAAGGTCCCGCCGGGGATCGACGGGACCGTTCTGGATGTCCGGGTGTTTAATCGCCGGTCCGCAGAGAAGGATGATCGTACCAAGGAGATTGAAGATCACGACCTGCATACCCTGGACCGCAAGGAGCAGATGCATGTCAACGGCTTGACCGAGTCGATACGCGAGCGGATCTGGGATGTGGTGGAGGGCAAGAGTCTGGCCAAGTCCATAATGGGTTCGGACAAGGGAGACGTGCTGGCCGAAGCAAACAAACCCCTGCGGTATGAGCAGTTTGTCACGCTTCCGGTGAAAAAGATGCGCCAGGCGTTCGTGAACAAGGACGTGAATGAGGCGGTAGAAGAGCTTCTGGGCAGCTATGAGAGCGAGCTGCAGTTCATCAAGGACACCTACGAACGGAAGCGGGAAAAGCTGACCGAAGGCGATGACATGCCCCCGGGCGTGATCAAGATGGTCAAGGTCTATGTGGCCATCAAGCGCAAGCTCAATGTCGGAGACAAAATGGCCGGAAGGCACGGAAACAAGGGGGTTGTATCCTGCATCCTGCCGGAGGAGGACATGCCCTTTTTTGAAAACGGCACTCCGGTGGACATTGTGCTCAATCCCTTGGGTGTGCCGTCCCGGATGAACATTGGACAGATCATGGAGACCCATCTGGGGTGGGCGGCCAAGGAGCTGGGCCGGCAGCTTGCGGACATGGCCTCGGCCCAAGTCCCGACGGAGAAATTGCGGGACGAGGTCAAAGAGGTCTTTCAGACCAAAGAGATAGCCTCCATGGTCGATGAGATGAGCGACCAGGAGCTCACTGAAGCGGTCCGGGGCCTGCGCAAGGGGATATACACCCGAACCCCGGTGTTTGACGGAGCCCACGAAGAAGAGATCTGGGCCATGCTGGACAAGGCCGGATTGCCCACGAGCGGCAAGGCAACCCTCTTTGACGGGAGGACCGGAGAAAAGTTCCATAATCCGGTGACCGTGGGATATATGTATATGCTCAAGCTGCATCATCTGGTAGATGAGAAGATCCATGCCCGTTCCACCGGCCCCTATTCCCTGGTCACCCAGCAGCCATTGGGCGGCAAGGCCCAATTCGGCGGTCAGCGGCTGGGAGAGATGGAGGTCTGGGCCCTGGAGGCTTACGGCGCCGCGTATCTCCTGCAGGAGTTCTTGACGGTCAAGTCTGATGACGTACATGGCCGAGTCAAGATGTACGAGAACATCGTCAAGGGAGAGAACTACTTGACGACAGCAATGCCGGAGTCCTTCAATGTCCTGGTCAAGGAGCTCATGGCTCTGGGATTGGATGTGACCCTGATCAGCGAAGACAAGAAAAAGAAAAAATAA